From Punica granatum isolate Tunisia-2019 chromosome 1, ASM765513v2, whole genome shotgun sequence:
AATTGGAGGATGAAAACCAGTGCAAATCTGACATATCTCGTGGGATACCCGACTGTTGGGGCTGGGAccatgaaaatttatttactaGCATGTAAAGAGATCATGTGTTATAATGGGCCTTACGACAACTTGTCGAGATTTTGCATAAAACTCGTCCCAGTTGAATTGGGCCTGCATTGACAGACTTATCCAGAGGGACCCAATCGTCTACCTCAAACATCATTAGTCTCACGGACCCAGCCATCGTCATGTTCTTCCACTGAACACTCTTATGGAACCCTGTTATCATACAAATCGATCCCTAGATTTAGTGTCACCTCCATAATATGAGGCATTCTTATACATTATAACAGTCTAATATCTAACTTTCTCGTTCGTGAGAGCCCCTAATGAAGCGAACCTCAAAAACACGGGTACTCTATGAAACCGTggacataaatatatatatgtgtgcgcgCACGCGCTTTGAGTCAAGTTTCGAGAATTTCTGTCAAATCTCATCGAAAAGTTTCATGCACATGTATGTCTTCTGGGAATCACACATTCTTTATATTGTTCGGAGTCAGAGATTCAGTGATGGAGCACGGAATAAGataatttctttatataatatgcacagtaagtatataaataaatatatatgtatctatctGGGTTCTTCGAATGGAtcacatatacacacatagGTATATGTATAACCCTTTGACTCTTCCAAGGGTCGTCGATGGCTCTTAGGAAGGCATAAGAACGGGCCAGCCACCTATTCAGAAACCTCTTAATACTTTCACATGGGAAGGTATTCATATAATAGTGTAGCTAGACAGCCTTATGCATCGATCATAAGTTAGTGTCAGTTACACCGATCGATCAGCGTATACGCATTTATAGGCTTTATTACGAATAAACTTAGGGAAAGGTATGGAGACCAATTTTATGAGACTGCAGCAATGCCACACCGCCAGTAACATTTGCCACTCAACGACTACGTAATTGTTATATATTAATGATATACATGTCCTGCCCATAGATAAGACATTATCTTGCTTGCAATCTCAATTTCTTCtattgaatatatgtgtgGTCTTTGTGTATGAAAGATGTTTTATAGTTGGTTTAATTTAACGCTTCatcaatattatatatggTCCTATACGTAAAAATTTGTAATAGTCGACGGAGCGATGGCCGAGATGAGTTCGAGGCTACTAAACCCTAAACTATGGTCACCAAGCAATACGTGTATATGTACTTACGTACGCTCAATGGTACGTAAATCATCAAGAAACTAGTATAAATTAGTTATACTCTGAAGTCTAACTCTAAAAATCTTAAAACCCTAAAACTCATGAAGTTCAACCAAACAGCTACTTGTACTttggcaaaaaagaaaaaaaaaacagcttcttgtattttattttctttctttttttttaaagggggaagataaaaaaaaaattatcaactTGCATGACGGCGAGGGATCATCGATATCAACTAGTTTATAAAGAAAACCATATGGCAAGTAGGCGGTGGTTTTCCTGTGAAGATGTTCGAGATCGATGGAAAAGACGAGAGAGGACAAAGGGAATCGCGCCACAGTAATACAAAGCAAAAGAAATTGAATATTCAAAAGTTGAAACTTCGACTAGACCTAACGTAGACGAGGAACCTTACATCCGACGAAACTTCATCTGATCAAGTTGTCAAGAGGGTGCTTATTGCCCCGAACCAAACCCTTTGTAGCTAGTGGGTGAGGAGAACTTCCACCACGGTGCTCACAGCGTGTTTGAATTATCATGAACACTTTATCCTCTCAATCATGAGCACGAGTCGGTTTGATCGGAATATTTAACTTATACATGTAAAacggtttatatatattacctATAAGAAAAAGGGTGTATATCATTATAATTATGATGATCATCTAGCTAGGTCCATGCATAGATTTTTCTGGCAGTGATTTCATATGGTTCCATGATATTATTAACCTAGCAATAAATAATTATCAGAAGGCTGCTAAACGGATCTCAGCAgtcattaaagaaaaattagtaTATGCACTTAATATTTAACGGAGTAAATGCGgaataattgaaaaacaaaaaacatgGTCAGTCGAGATATAGTAAATTATTTGGGTGAGGCTTAAATATGACGACTATGTCGTCGTCCTTCACCTCTCACACCTCCTTGATCGAGTCAGCATTAGCAAGTCGGGATATATGTAGCCCAATTTGCATTATCCACCTAATTTAgttcatcaatatatatatatatatatatatatatatcaattggGAGGATACATTATTTGCTTGATCAAAAGAGCATTTTCTATTggccaaaaaggaaaaggggggaaaaagtATAAAGGGCATTGTCCATGAGGAATAAAAATACAACGTTGCCGAAGAAAGATAAGAAAAGGGAGCAAGTTGAATGACAGAATTCACTACAATAGAGGTCCCGTGACATCCGCAGAGATGGAAGACTCTCACTCGGAAGTGAAATaatattcacccaaaaaaaaattgtgaataaTGTGGAGTTAGACTATAGCATTTGGTAACGAacttaaaatttgatttaatttgatatgAGGATATGAAGACAAAATTAGTTGAAAAAAGCATGtgagaaaatatgaaaaaaaaataatgattgtattgttgaattagaaaaaaaaaatcttaaaattcaGGAAAATGTTAAgtaagaatttaatattaaaaaattaatttaaataatagataaaaaaagtatgaaaaaagtaattattatgttgttaaattgagtgaaaaataaagttaaattacgttaagtaaaatcaaattttattacGAAACATAGCTGACCGtgcattattatttatgatcAACTTGTCATTTGGAATGGTGAGATGTACGTCATTCGAAGGCTCTGTTGAGATTAATTATTGTAACATAATAATAAGTTCACGTTACTTAAGTAACCGAGGGCGGACCACCGGtccctttgtttttttttttttttaaatccatCTGTTTTACAGTAATAGTATGGTCTCAGTCCCAAACTGAATTAAATGTATTCACacttgaaataataaatttatgtaCAGTTCATATTTAACTAGTTATTATATTGGCAACTGTTTGATCGACAGTGCCATGCACACCGCATATCTCTATGGACCATTCGGTCGAGCCTTAAATTTAAAGCCAATTTGCCACATTAATgttgaaaaaagaataaatggaAATTGATCAGTCCATCACTGTCTATGGCCTTATTCCGATAAATAGAtacattttcctttttgacAGAATTGATAGAGGATCATTAATTCATCAATTTAATGAATTTCACCAATTATTATGGGAGAGATAATGAGCCTGAGTATCCAGTAAAATTCAAAATACTTAGATAAAACctcttataaatatatttttggctatagatataataataattttgtagcTTATATGGATCTGAAAAAGGGACCCAaaggtggaaaaaaaaaagaaatatggaaaaaattaTTCTAGGTTAATCATTGTGAGTTGGTTGAAGTGATTCGGTGATTATTCCCCTTAAATAGAGTCTCGGATTCAAGTCTTGTGAAATGTTAgaagaattttactttttagtgaACCGACTTAAttcgaactggattagtcaaaGCGTATTAAACTTTTGAATACCAACATCCAtactgaaatatatatatatatatatatatagatagatagataggtTAAAGCTCATTAATGTCAAATTAAACTCTCCCTATTATGAATATTTTCTATTCagtagactttttttttttcttttaggttATTCACATGACTCATTGTTCAAAGAGAAGTGGGTTGAAACAACCTAAATCAATCCTAAGTTGtggtaaaattaatttttttttgaaaaggtGTAGCTCAGCCTGTCTTTTTCGTTTACAAAAGAAGGTCCATAGGATTAGtgtaatgaaaaagaaattataataattaatgaaaagaCATGACTAGTACTATGACGATAATTAGATATCTTAATTATTAGTTGATAAATGAGGACATACATTACTGCATTACActttatttctcaatttaacCTGTCTTTTTTAACTGTCTCCTAGAACATTAGAACTGCGAGTATTGTCCtgcaatcaaaataaataatcttcCTCCCAAGCAGTCAAACTAGCCCAAAATCTGTGcagtccttttctttttttatcattttctatAGGTTTTGCTTTGAATTGAACAGTTCCTTGGCAGTTTGCGGTCAAAGCCTGAGGAACACTGCCGTATATCATCACCACTAACTAGTAGGGTTGTGCAAACGTAATCGATAACTGAATCGTTccgaataaaaaaagaaaattgaattacTCAGTTTCTggtgaaaattttgatttctaAATTCTCAAATAATTTAGTTTCGGGATGGTTATGCTTTCTAATTTCAAAACAGTAGTTAACTGTCCCATCTTGAatgtaataaaaatatataaaatatatttttttgtcatgtttatttatagagttgaattgaaatatttccactttcttttgtttaaagaaaaaattgaaaagaaattccaAAATCATATAGTCATTACGTCGAACGATGAGAGGTATTGAGTGatagattttgatattttgtgTAATTGGAACTTCGTAAAATTTTGATTAGTATATAATcgtgtttgttttttgttttttttgcactttatTTAATCTAGACTGCACTATTGTAGAACACTTAGACTTCATAAATTTAGACTTTAatgttaattttctttattcggGACGGTTCAGTTAAACGAaccaaaaaaatgattatttttttagacAGTTTTATGATTATAATATGGTTACGTGATCATTTTCGattaggaaaattttattcGCAAAAATTCGAGGCAATAGCACCAAAAATCGAACCATCCTGTCCCGTGCCCACCCTATCACCTAGgccaaaattcattttttattttctttttcctttgtgGGTAAGATGATGAATTATGCTCAGTCTATTGGCGGAGATATTTTCTCGCTCAAGCATATGCATGACCATGGATTGAAAAAAATCCAGCCAGTGTTTGCATCCAGTATGCATCAGTAACATCAATCAAAACAACTGCAAATGTGAATCAATACAATCACTATGGAGTCAGCTTCCACCATAGACATTTTGATTAGATATTACTCAATCACAATGATGGATTTAGAAGGGGTCGCCTAAACCTTACAGTATAATTTGCCTAGTTTATCATCTTTTTACACGAAACAAAGCTACTTTGCCTCCttagttttaaaatcttatttttcCTTTACATTCTCTTGAGTTTCACCCCCTTTGCACCAATTTTTTGAATCCGTCCCTACTCATCTAACTGTTTAAAGTGGGAATAAGTGGATAAgtaatggcttgtttggtttgtaaatgtgattttaaaattacaactttaacctaattctaccaacaacaaaacaaaataactcatacaaagtcaaaaagtaaaccccatttatacaacgttttttttacaataaaacaaaataactcatacaaagtcaaagggtgggcccaaTTTCTaccattctttttcaaaatcaaaatctgattttaaaatcatactttgaaaccaaacgtaaCATAAAATACTCTATGCGTTTTTAGTAGTTTCGaactattatattattattgaaaaatcattTCCAAAATATCATCTTTCTCGctttcattgaaaaaaaaaaagaaaaagaaaaagaaaattcgtcCTATCTCATCTATCCTTCTCTCTAACactcaataaatatatatatataaaaaaaaggttttctCCAAAGGCCACCCACTGCAATTGTAGTtgcaaagaaaagaaaaacacaacCGCAGCCTCGCTCCCTCTTGGATAGTTGGGAAGGGACTAACCAgtatctctctttctctctctacaaCTTGACttgattataatataaattatatttatattgtgctatatatttatatatatatgtggacgTATGTATTAATACTCTGATACCAAAACTGAAAACCTTCAGGCTCAAGTCTCAACCCAAACCAAATCGAACCTCCCACCCAAAAAACAGGCTAAGAAGCTAAGATCGGCAGCGGAGAGGAATCAATCAATCACCATACCATGCCATCCAACCCGCCTCAGTCCTCCGTCCTCCTCCACCGCATCAACGCCACCCCGGCCCCCTCCCACCCCGCAGGCGCCCCAACCCCAACGCTCTACCAGAAGCCCAGCTGCCCTGTCGACGTGCCCGAGGTCGTCTCCCGCCACCACACCTACGCCGTCGGCCCCAACCAGTGCTGCTCCGCCGTCGTCCAGCACATCGACGCCCCCGCCTCCACCATCTGGTCCGTCGTCCGCCGCTTCGACACCCCCCAGGCCTACAAGCACTTCGTCAAGAGCTGCCGCGTCATCATCGGGGACGGCGACGTCGGCACCCTCCGGGAGGTCCACGTCATCTCCGGCCTCCCCGCTGCCTGCAGCACCGAGCGCCTCGAGATCGTCGACGACGAAAACCACGTCATCAGCTTCAGCGTCGTCGGCGGCGACCACCGCCTCGCCAACTACCGCTCCGTCACCACCCTCCACCCCTCCCCAACCGGCACCGGCACTGACGTCGTCGAGTCCTACGTGGTCGACATCCCACCCGGCAACACCTGGGAGGAGACGTGCGTCTTCGTCGACACCATCGTCCGGTGCAACCTCCAAAGCCTCGCCCAGATCGCCGGGAACCTCTCCCGAAGCAGCAATAACCAATCTCCCTCCCAATTATAGATCGATCCAATACGGCGTCGCTCCTGCGATTGATAACCGGATCCGTTTTGGAACGGGTCCAGTCGTCAATGGAAAGGCTAGCTTTACTACTGATCAGATATTCAACACGCTCCAATATGTCATATCAATCTCCGATCATCAGCaccaaaccttttttttttttttttttgctcccATGTGGTATTCCTTGGTCCATCATTCGAGATCTACACGCAGCCAAGTGGCAATGCCGGAAGTATCTGGTAATTTCTCGGTCATTGTAATATGCATACATCGGTCTGCAAGTCATACTGTGAGAGCATCTGGATAATTTTTACAGGTCATAGACTTTCCGTCCAACGTTGGTGTTGGTATTTTTGTTCCTTTTGCTCGATCGGTCTgattttttccccccttttgtATACTTGTCTTAATTTTGTGAATTAGTGTTCATGAATAATTGCCAATTACGAGAGACATTTacttatttatgattttttttcattgtacTAAGTCTTGTATTTCCTttataatggaaaaaaattaagagagaCACATGCAACTGctattcattaattaatctatGATTGTCCTACAATTACAAATATCTTCTTTAGTTTAATCGGTCGTTTATATATCGAGATTAATCAGTGTAAATATGGCATCTAATCGTGTGAAAAGGAGTCCTAGGGTTTTGAACCATTTTGAGTAATATTTTCTTTGTGATGAATTAGTATATGTCCAGTCATAATTGATCTTAGGCATTATATCTTTCATTCCGGTGGGCGGTTTCTgttgatatatattaatatatagcgAGCCTATAGTTCATATATATTCCAttagtttatttatattacatatatctaTTACAGTAAACAAACGCTCTTATAATCTTATTAAACATcccaaccccccccccccccccccccccccccccccccgaaaacaaaaaaaagggtcGAGAAATGCTCTTATAGTATAAATTAAAGCAAGGCTGTGATCAGAATATTCTAGTTCTTATTATAAGGTTAATTGCAGAAGAACAAATGATTCAACTTGTGGTGTAGTGGCAATTATGTTCGTGACATAAGATTATTAACAAGCAAATTGAAGTTGTTCATGGAAACATGGACATGACAATTTGGAATCGGCAAGGATATAAAATGTTGGAGGGGGAGCATGTGATAATATGTAAACCGTCTGTACGGCATAAAATAAGATTGAGCCTCTGAAGTGTATGCCCACTAAAAGGATACCCGATTGGTTAtcgtcatttttttaaaacgcATTCCCTAGCtagattatattaaaaatagcTGTAACTTTTATGGATTATTTATCCGGCAACGGTGATCGATGGTTTACTTGACTGTGTTATAATATAGCACCTTCTTTGTCGAGGAAATTGAAGTCTTCCTTATTGTTTAGGCTTATATAAAATGAGGTATTTATGGAGAAGAGTATTGAAGAACATCTTATTGATTGTCAATCAATGTATCAATCTGAACGTTCAAAATCCCAAGTGGAGGttaaaggaaataaaatttgaagagtGGGAGGGATGAAATTTCTACTTTCTTTCTGGAAAACGTGAGAGGGGTGGAGGATAAAGACGAGCCATGTTGCCAATTCTTTAATATAtaagaataatataatataaaagaacaataaaaagaggagaggaaattATGAGAGATGATACATGTAACAAACCATATTATCAAAGATTGAATTTTATCTGAAACCTATGAAATACAATTAAAGGATTATTTGCCGGTTAGAATAAATCGATCTGTAAGTTGAGATTAATGTTAGCAAATAAATTGGGAACTTCCCgtgatttataaaaaataaggaGCGGAAACCAAGACATGAAgactttaaatatataaactaatAACGTGCGGTGGAATCCATATTCCTCAACAGCTCTCTCTGGTGCAACTTGGACATTTGATATAACTGAGCAAgaaattatctatatatatatatatatatatatgaaagcttaGCTGTTTTCGAAGAAAAAGACACTTGCAAGTTGCAACTTGCCCTGcgttttctcttctttgtctgttaaaagaaaatgcaacttgctctctctctctctctctctcttccatttcctccatatgtttttcttttaatatatctGTTTGGTCCTTTTTGTGCAAGTTGGTGAGCGAGTTGGGAAGGGGAAGACGGTGTGGGGAGGCTTTTAATGAGGACGACGGCCGCTTGGCTAATTTCggatttatatatttagtttattcattcattatattatcataatatatatttgtctgCTTTCTGATGCTCTTCCCTtcgagccaaaaaaaaaaaaaagtaatgctCTTCACGCCACCCCTCAAAGCCAAACTGAAGATCCATCCCGAAGCTCGtcgtcctctctctctcccttcccCCTTTGTGCGTTCTTTCGATATTGACCGCCTCGAATCGATGCTTCTACTTACGTGCTCTTGGGATTTCTTCTATTCAGAAGATTTTGTTGTATGAGTTTTATCGGTTGAATATAATACAGTAAATAAAGTGATCTCTTtgttttacccaaaaaaaaatgatctcTTTGTTGTTTTGGTATAACTATATATTCATGCATAGtgactttaaaaaaattttaagaagaAATTAGAAACCCATATATAGTTAATTTAGTTTCTGAATAAACATAAACATAAAATCTTTTACAATGTCCCTTTCTTCGTCTCGAGAGATTGATTGAATGGTACACCAACGACCAAACGTCAGTGGGGTTTTCCATTTTCTGGTAGATAAGATAATATACGCTTTGTGATATTATGGAGGTTTTACTTTTTTCCCGCAACATCTATCCCCTGTACAGCTTAGAATGCTAATCGGCCGGCatatgatatacatatataatataatactaTCTAGATGGCTTATGTTCATGTTCGCAATTCCGTGACACAGTTCTTTAACAACTTGGCAGCCACTATGAGGATTATATCGAGTCCGCTGTGCCGCACAACACATGAATAGCTAGACATATAGCATggatttttcataaaattaatgaaatcacaaaaaaaaaaagacaaggACAGGGGTGTCTATAACAATCTATTGAAACTGACAATATCCGTGCATTGCATTCACcggaaaatttttaaaggaaataATTCGCCCTGCatgcagtaaataaataaatgagaacCCCAAGGTCAAAAGCTGTACATGCGTGTCACTTatgcaggaaaaaaaaaaaagagaagaaaaaggtCAAAAGCTGTTCATGCATGTCACGGAATTTATATTAGCACACAGATGGAACCTTGGTCAAAAgctaataaatatatgtaagCTGCCTACTCGAGATATATTAGGGAGATGACAATAGGAATATGCATGTTATTACGAGCTTactattaaaaagaaaaaagaaaactctcAAATGCAATAATAACAAACCACACATATACATCATACACAGGTGCATGGGCCGGCATTGAGATCTGAAATCCCAAATCATATGTAACAACACTGTTAGAAAAGCCGGGATTCATAAAATGAGATTAGGGTTTTACCCAACTATTGTCGAAATTGTTGGATTGGATACGAACTCATGCATGCATGTACTAGTGGAGTTAATGGAATTTCTCGTTTTTTGATGTCTTTGGACCGGTCCAGCTACTGGAGATGGAAACTGCCTAGgctaaaaataattaagaccGTTGGAGTCAATGAATTAATCAATCAGAGACAACCTTATTGTAAGTCTGCAACTAATCCGTGCGTCTTCTCTAGTTGAAGCTGCCGATGGCTACAGTATTATAGCTAGCTTTAATAAAAGGCACGTGAAATGTCCTTATAAGTTGATCTTCAGATCACACTTGCCGTAGAGAATATTGCCGCGACAACTGGGTTGCATGCCCCTCTGACTAGGGTTTCTCAATGAGCCAAGCAATTGAGAATTCTACCATATGTCACTTTGCTTACGTATATATGACATGATATATGGACTCGAAAGTCGAAACTTCGATAAAGAAACAgccttttttaaaataaaaaaaaaaaattcctctcTTCTTTGTTTCCTTATCCATTCAAACCTGAAAACTGATAATACATATATCTAGTTCATTACGATCTCAATAATATTAATCTCTCTGTAGAATCTATTTTGGCTCGACTAGTCAGTTGGCTGCATGGAGGCGTGTTGGGATCGAAAAGTTAAAGAATGCGATTGTTAAACCTAGCTGAAATTGTTTGATTAGTTTATATATCTTGGACGGACAGGAATATGGCGTAAGTAGTAGTTTTAGGTTTCTATAAACAGCAGCTACTAAGAACATAAATTGGTCGGTGTCTGACTTTTGCTCTGAATTTTTCGACATTTATTACTGGACCCGTACCATAGGGTTTGTTGGGCTTGTTCTTGGGCCCATTCATCTTTAGCCATGGGGCGCTCCAACTTCTTTTCAGGGGCTTTTTCTAGTAAAGTCCGTGAAGTATTAACGAGGATTAAACCCCTACAAGATCATAGGGAGACATAGGTCATATGATATATCACGGAATTTATTGCCTGGCCCCGTGGGACACAGTACGGCATGCATTTGGCACATTAGAACATGTAATAATCTCATTAAAAAACATGAATATGAGCTTCTTGATCAACCTAAAATAAGAGGGGGAGAATGATGATTACATGCATGGGAAGGCTTAATTGGACATGCAaaattgcctttttttttttggatatctTAGCAACGGTGTTAGGAGGTGGGGGTCAATTTAAAATGCGGATGGTATCTTCGAATTGAGAAGTTATTGGGTGATTATACCTCACCACGTGGCGTTAGAAAGTACcaatgaaaatgcatgaaaCTAGTGACTTAGTGCTAATCACTCGGATAATtaccataattattattcattaaataatttttattagttcTTCCTCGTGAAGTTATTTGAACTAGGatcatgtaaaattttctccTTCGAATCACCTTAGACAATGTATGTTTTCGTCCCAATTGAAACTGATAGAAAACATCATCATTTTTcacggaaaaaaaatcaactctccctctttctttacaaaaataagataaaaaatcaaagatcAACATTCATGTGTCCTGAGCCTAGCTTATTGTATTTTTCTTCCCCAAAAGAGATCCTTGAATCTaacataagaaaatgaaaaaaaaaaaagttaaataaatggCACAAATAATCTTATTAACGAAaatcgaatttaaaatttcataattaatcaTATGAAGGTGTATGTATACCCGCCGTATTACAGCTCATTCCTCAACTCGCTTACCATATAGAGATTTGGGTTGCCGCTTGGCGGGGGGGTTCCCTATGCGCACACTAGTTGTTGGGCCCATTGCATTAGCTGTTGCGAGGCTTTGGCTGTCATTGTCAAGGGGCTGCCATAACCATTAGCCTTAGCACAGTCTTAGAGAATACGACCATCAACGGCGTTCCCAAAATTCCACCGTCTGTCAGTAACTTCCGCTCCCCTTTGGTTTTACAAGTTTGAACCTGTCTTGAGTAAATCATGGAAAAGTGGACGACTGGGTGGGTCACTGTCATTCCAAAGCCCGTAGCATCCTTGAAGGGAGTCAATTCCGATTTTCGCGGCCGCTTGCTTTCCTTGGAGCGCTCCAGAAATGCAGCACCGATGGAATAGGAAGAAGACCCAGTTTCCGCTGGTGGTGGTCGTCCTGTTGGTCTTCATGGTCTCCTCGATTCTCTACAACGAGAGCAACATTCGGCTAATCCATGAGGGCCCAGATCATCGCCCTCGACGGGAAGCCACTAGGTTCACGTACGTCCGGCCGAACCTCCCCGCCCGGACCGCCAGAGCTCCAGGTACTCACTCTCTCCCCTTCACTTGGAATCCACTAGGGTTTATGAGCTACCAGTCGCTTCCAATTAATCGATTCGTCAACTGGGTCGCTGCAAGATTACTGTTTCTTGAATTTGTTTAGGCAATTTCCTCTGATCCCTGAGCTGGTTGGATCGATATCTGATTCGAGCTTTTGTAGCAGTTTTGGATAGGTTTAGTAAATGCAACTCCACGAGAGAGTACAGTGGGAAAAGTATCTGGTGGGGTAATGGTGCACGGGAGACCGACGCCGCGAAGCGGAGCAGAGTGGATTTGGAGGAGAAATGTGATGTGTTTTCTGGGAAATGGGCGTTCGATAACACTTCATACCCACTCTACGAGGAGTCCAGCTGCCCGTACATGTCAGATCAATTAGCTTGCCACAAGCACGGGAGGCCCGACTTGA
This genomic window contains:
- the LOC116203157 gene encoding abscisic acid receptor PYL4-like; the protein is MPSNPPQSSVLLHRINATPAPSHPAGAPTPTLYQKPSCPVDVPEVVSRHHTYAVGPNQCCSAVVQHIDAPASTIWSVVRRFDTPQAYKHFVKSCRVIIGDGDVGTLREVHVISGLPAACSTERLEIVDDENHVISFSVVGGDHRLANYRSVTTLHPSPTGTGTDVVESYVVDIPPGNTWEETCVFVDTIVRCNLQSLAQIAGNLSRSSNNQSPSQL